A single window of Dermacentor albipictus isolate Rhodes 1998 colony chromosome 1, USDA_Dalb.pri_finalv2, whole genome shotgun sequence DNA harbors:
- the LOC135912438 gene encoding uncharacterized protein: protein MDKNSASPFHAMEPPYLAVQDMRTRNTGTTLLKLKHSVRMTCYARNCYHHSGRNQVNFFSRYGGTDTGHAVRTLLRGILTNEAALQFSWKGSQGRKHAFVKLTAITNLIPTSVRSMPSQTLHWHQWLESRNAG, encoded by the exons ATGGACAAGAACAGCGCAAGCCCTTTCCATGCAATGGAGCCGCCGTATCTCGCCGTTCAAGATATGCGTACTC GAAACACTGGAACGACACTGCTTAAATTGAAGCACAGTGTGCGAATGACCTGCTACGCTCGGAACTGTTATcaccattcgggaagaaatcag GTGAACTTTTTTTCCAGATACGGAGGAACGGACACCGGTCATGCCGTGCGCACTCTTCTGCGGGGCATACTCACAAATGAAGCTGCACTGCAGTTCAGCTGGAAAGGGTCCCAGGGGAGGAAGCACGCCTTCGTGAAGCTCACGGCCATCACGAATCTCATTCCAA CATCTGTGAGGAGCATGCCTTCCCAGACGCTTCACTGGCATCAGTGGCTGGAGTCACGAAACGCTGGTTAG